A section of the Streptomyces sp. CG1 genome encodes:
- a CDS encoding ATP/GTP-binding protein — protein sequence MDFKGSDTIPGPRTEDHLPHSAETAVKIVIVGGFGVGKTTMVGSVSEIRPLTTEETMTQAGIGVDDNYGSESKTATTVAMDFGRISITSKLVLYLFGTPGQERFWFLWNGLFEGALGAVVLVDTRRLEVSFDVMGRLEECGVPFVVAVNTFPDAPRYPVEELRTALDLTPEIPIMECDVRRRASSRDVLMTLTRFLHSIAMSRALI from the coding sequence ATGGACTTCAAAGGCTCTGACACCATCCCCGGCCCACGCACCGAGGATCATCTGCCGCACTCGGCGGAGACCGCGGTGAAGATCGTGATCGTGGGCGGCTTCGGCGTCGGCAAGACCACCATGGTCGGTTCCGTCAGCGAGATCAGGCCGCTGACCACCGAGGAGACCATGACCCAGGCCGGTATCGGCGTGGACGACAACTACGGCTCCGAGTCCAAGACGGCCACCACCGTGGCCATGGACTTCGGCCGCATCAGCATCACCAGCAAGCTGGTGCTCTATCTGTTCGGCACCCCCGGCCAGGAGCGCTTCTGGTTCCTGTGGAACGGGCTGTTCGAAGGCGCGCTCGGCGCCGTGGTCCTCGTCGACACCCGGCGTCTGGAGGTCAGCTTCGACGTCATGGGCCGGCTGGAGGAATGCGGTGTGCCCTTCGTCGTCGCCGTCAACACCTTCCCCGACGCGCCCCGTTACCCCGTCGAGGAACTGCGCACCGCGCTCGACCTGACCCCGGAGATCCCGATCATGGAGTGCGACGTACGGCGCCGGGCCTCCAGCAGGGACGTGCTGATGACCCTGACGCGCTTCCTGCACTCGATCGCGATGTCCCGCGCACTCATCTGA